In a genomic window of Roseiflexus castenholzii DSM 13941:
- the rpsU gene encoding 30S ribosomal protein S21, producing MRVERRDGETVDQLLRRFNKVVVAERITKTFREKMHFVSESEKRKEKRRRAERNRRKKALQQAQ from the coding sequence ATGCGAGTAGAACGACGCGACGGTGAAACCGTCGATCAATTGCTTCGTCGCTTCAACAAAGTTGTCGTCGCTGAGCGCATTACCAAAACGTTCCGTGAGAAGATGCACTTTGTTTCCGAAAGCGAAAAGCGCAAAGAGAAACGTCGCCGCGCTGAGCGCAATCGCCGCAAGAAGGCGTTACAGCAGGCTCAGTAG
- the prfA gene encoding peptide chain release factor 1, producing MIDKLASITARYDELLDLMAQPDVATDPVRLQRYAREQRELEPLVEAYRAYRDVERQIEDTSFLLEHETDQDVRQLAQDELDHLLERRAQLEQQIKVLLLPRDPNDSKNAIMELRQGEGGDEAALFAADLFRMYTRYAEQRGWDIEVISATENGPGGYKEIIFEVRGEGAYSRLKYEGGVHRVQRVPATEARGRIHTSTATVAVLPEVEETDIELNPSDYRVDVFRSGGHGGQGVNTTDSAVRIVYKPGTPEEIVVTCQDSRSQLKNKASALAVLRARLYAREEEKRRKELGETRLAQVGAGERAEKIRTYNFPQDRVTDHRIGQNFSNLPGILDGDLDRLIDMLIIADNAERLESVAAR from the coding sequence CTGATCGACAAACTTGCCAGCATCACGGCGCGTTACGATGAACTGCTCGATCTGATGGCGCAACCCGATGTTGCGACCGATCCGGTGCGGTTGCAGCGGTATGCGCGTGAGCAGCGCGAACTTGAACCGCTTGTCGAGGCATATCGCGCGTACCGTGATGTGGAGCGTCAGATTGAGGATACGTCGTTCCTGCTGGAACACGAGACCGACCAGGACGTGCGCCAATTGGCGCAGGACGAACTCGATCATCTGCTGGAGCGGCGTGCGCAACTCGAGCAGCAAATCAAGGTCTTATTGCTCCCGCGCGACCCGAATGACTCGAAGAATGCGATTATGGAATTGCGGCAGGGTGAGGGCGGCGATGAAGCGGCGTTGTTTGCCGCCGACCTGTTCCGCATGTATACGCGCTACGCCGAGCAGCGCGGCTGGGATATCGAAGTGATCAGCGCCACCGAAAACGGGCCGGGCGGCTATAAAGAGATTATTTTTGAGGTCAGGGGCGAAGGCGCATACAGCCGCCTCAAGTACGAAGGTGGCGTTCATCGCGTGCAGCGCGTGCCGGCCACGGAAGCGCGCGGGCGGATCCATACTTCGACGGCGACCGTGGCGGTGCTGCCCGAAGTCGAAGAGACCGACATCGAGTTGAACCCGTCCGACTACCGGGTTGATGTGTTCCGTTCGGGAGGGCATGGCGGGCAGGGCGTCAACACGACCGACTCGGCCGTGCGGATTGTCTATAAGCCCGGCACGCCGGAAGAAATTGTTGTCACCTGCCAGGATAGCCGTTCGCAGTTGAAGAACAAGGCATCGGCGCTGGCAGTTTTGCGCGCGCGTCTCTATGCTCGCGAAGAAGAGAAGCGCCGCAAAGAGTTGGGCGAGACACGTCTGGCGCAGGTCGGCGCCGGTGAACGCGCCGAGAAGATTCGCACCTACAACTTTCCTCAGGACCGGGTGACCGACCATCGTATCGGACAGAACTTCTCTAATCTTCCGGGTATTCTTGATGGCGATCTCGACCGTCTGATCGATATGCTGATCATTGCCGACAACGCCGAGCGTCTCGAGTCCGTCGCAGCCCGGTAA
- the add gene encoding adenosine deaminase, protein MSAQQQRISALDEFIVRMPKVELHLHLEGAIRPATLLALAERNGVDLPARDEAGVAQLFTYRNFHEFLTVFMVLARSLTTGRDFEQVAYELGVHLAEQNVRYAEVMISPVQYHRRALDLDEVVQGAAAGFIRAAREYNVRVGLVFDYGRQFGVDLAWNLLESAIRNMKHGVVGWSIGGDEINHPPEPFAEVFAAARRAGLQVMAHAGEVVGPLSVWSAIETLGARRIGHGIRSIDDPALVAYLRTHNVVLDVCPTSNIRTGAVSSLDAHPLRRLFDAGVPLTLNTDDPVFFGTTLCREYRLAVQHFGFTADDLVRLTLTGAHAAFLPKADRLALARELEREIADLRADLGV, encoded by the coding sequence GTGAGCGCGCAGCAGCAACGTATCTCGGCGCTCGATGAGTTTATCGTCCGCATGCCCAAGGTCGAACTGCACCTGCACCTGGAAGGCGCTATTCGCCCTGCCACCCTGCTGGCGCTCGCCGAGCGCAATGGCGTGGATCTGCCGGCACGTGACGAAGCGGGGGTGGCGCAACTCTTCACCTATCGCAACTTCCACGAATTTCTGACCGTCTTCATGGTCCTGGCGCGATCATTGACGACCGGGCGCGATTTCGAGCAGGTCGCTTACGAATTGGGAGTGCATCTGGCGGAACAGAATGTGCGCTACGCCGAGGTGATGATTTCACCGGTACAGTACCACCGGCGCGCCCTCGATCTCGACGAGGTGGTGCAAGGAGCAGCGGCTGGATTTATACGCGCGGCGCGTGAGTACAATGTTCGTGTGGGGCTGGTGTTCGATTATGGACGACAGTTCGGCGTCGATCTGGCCTGGAATCTGCTGGAAAGCGCCATTCGCAACATGAAACACGGCGTGGTGGGATGGTCGATTGGCGGCGACGAGATTAACCATCCGCCGGAGCCGTTTGCCGAGGTCTTCGCTGCTGCGCGTCGCGCAGGCTTGCAGGTGATGGCGCATGCCGGAGAAGTGGTTGGTCCCTTGAGCGTCTGGAGCGCCATCGAGACGCTCGGCGCGCGACGCATCGGGCACGGCATCCGCAGCATCGATGATCCGGCGCTGGTGGCGTACCTGCGCACCCACAATGTTGTTCTCGATGTTTGCCCCACCAGCAATATCCGAACCGGCGCCGTTTCTTCGCTCGATGCGCATCCGTTACGGCGTCTCTTTGATGCCGGCGTGCCCTTAACGCTCAATACTGACGATCCGGTGTTTTTTGGAACGACCCTGTGTCGTGAGTATCGTCTGGCAGTTCAGCACTTCGGCTTCACCGCCGATGATCTGGTGCGCCTCACGCTAACCGGCGCGCACGCCGCATTCCTGCCCAAAGCGGATCGCCTGGCGCTGGCGCGTGAACTCGAACGAGAGATTGCAGATCTGCGCGCAGACTTGGGCGTATAA
- the folK gene encoding 2-amino-4-hydroxy-6-hydroxymethyldihydropteridine diphosphokinase — MLEVIICDSVTMRSTTVYIGLGSNLGDRVARLREAVERLSRIIDVTRVSHLYVHAPPGYVSDDAFINAVLEGHTTLKPLELLAELQKIERAMGRRRGIQYGPRPIDLDILLYSTVQMESLELTIPHPRLAERAFVLKPLAEIAPNLMHPVLYYTITQLLSDVDDADQVRLFNPGGNR, encoded by the coding sequence ATGCTGGAGGTGATTATATGCGACAGTGTGACGATGCGCAGCACCACCGTGTACATTGGGCTTGGCAGCAATCTCGGCGATCGCGTTGCGCGATTGCGCGAAGCGGTTGAGCGTTTAAGCCGGATCATCGACGTGACTCGCGTCTCGCACTTGTATGTCCATGCGCCGCCTGGCTATGTCAGCGATGATGCATTTATCAATGCCGTCCTCGAGGGGCATACCACGCTCAAGCCACTGGAACTCCTTGCCGAACTTCAGAAGATCGAGCGCGCAATGGGGCGGCGTCGAGGCATTCAGTACGGTCCGCGTCCTATCGATCTTGATATTCTCCTTTACAGCACAGTGCAGATGGAGTCGCTCGAACTGACCATCCCGCATCCGCGCCTGGCTGAACGCGCATTCGTCCTGAAGCCGCTGGCTGAAATTGCGCCCAATCTGATGCATCCTGTGCTGTACTACACCATCACGCAGTTACTATCCGATGTTGACGATGCCGATCAGGTCAGATTGTTCAATCCAGGCGGCAACCGCTAG
- a CDS encoding SRPBCC family protein yields the protein MSSVEHSIFINVPVDTVFEALLRVEDAPKWVVGLEEVHDVTGRAIGDTFAWTFKMAGTLTFRGKTTFAAIEPGRYLREEGSGDLSNVWSWRLTPEMSGTQVHVRIDYTVPGGALIGGILDKLFVERQNQKDLEQSLSNLKQMLEG from the coding sequence ATGTCGTCGGTCGAACACAGCATCTTCATCAACGTGCCGGTCGATACCGTGTTCGAGGCGCTGCTGCGCGTCGAGGACGCACCAAAATGGGTTGTTGGACTTGAGGAGGTGCATGATGTCACCGGACGCGCCATTGGCGACACCTTTGCGTGGACATTCAAAATGGCAGGGACATTGACTTTTCGCGGCAAAACAACGTTTGCCGCTATCGAACCGGGACGCTACCTGCGTGAAGAGGGCAGCGGCGATCTGTCGAATGTCTGGTCGTGGCGGTTGACGCCGGAAATGAGCGGCACACAGGTGCATGTGCGTATCGATTACACCGTTCCGGGTGGCGCATTGATCGGCGGCATTCTCGATAAACTGTTCGTCGAGCGCCAGAACCAGAAGGACCTGGAGCAGTCGTTGAGCAATCTGAAGCAGATGCTCGAAGGGTAG
- the pyrR gene encoding bifunctional pyr operon transcriptional regulator/uracil phosphoribosyltransferase PyrR, with the protein MGEKQILDADDIRRAMTRIAHEIVERNAGVRDVALVGVRRRGVPLALRLAAALEEIEGVRVPVGILDITLYRDDLGIRGPAPVVHATDIPFDINGRTVVLVDDVLYTGRTVRAALDALTDFGRPARIQLAVLIDRGHRELPIRADFVGKNVPTSRDERIATRLHEVDGGVDGVFIVRVSESTTE; encoded by the coding sequence ATGGGCGAAAAGCAAATCCTCGATGCCGACGACATTCGCCGCGCAATGACGCGCATTGCGCACGAGATTGTCGAGCGCAACGCTGGTGTGCGCGATGTGGCGCTTGTCGGCGTCCGGCGGCGCGGCGTTCCCCTGGCGCTGCGTCTTGCAGCGGCGCTGGAAGAGATCGAAGGAGTCCGCGTACCGGTCGGAATTCTCGATATTACGCTGTACCGCGACGATCTCGGCATTCGTGGACCGGCGCCGGTCGTGCATGCGACCGACATCCCCTTCGACATCAATGGGCGCACGGTAGTTCTGGTGGATGATGTACTGTATACCGGGCGAACCGTGCGCGCGGCTCTTGATGCGCTTACCGATTTTGGCAGACCGGCGCGCATTCAACTGGCAGTGCTGATTGATCGTGGCCATCGTGAACTGCCGATCCGCGCCGATTTTGTGGGCAAAAACGTTCCGACATCGCGGGATGAACGGATCGCCACACGCCTGCACGAGGTCGATGGCGGTGTGGATGGCGTCTTCATCGTGCGTGTTTCGGAGAGCACAACGGAATAA
- a CDS encoding aspartate carbamoyltransferase catalytic subunit codes for MSVPAAAGAARHRRRHVLDLDDFSAQEIDEILETAVSMKEVLGRAIKQVPTLRGKTIVNMFFEESTRTRISFELAGKALSANVVNFTARGSSVEKGESLIDTVRTLQALGADMLVMRHSESGAPYLVAQHFHGSVINAGDGRHAHPTQALLDLFTVRQRLGRIEGLKVVIVGDILHSRVARSDLWGFTRMGALVTLCAPQTLIGPEAFWKATWPDLTITSNLDECVRDADVIMTLRLQKERMEAGLLPSLREYTRFFAITAERVARAAPHCLVMHPGPMNEGVEIMPDVAVSAQSVIEEQVANGVAVRMALLYRLSGE; via the coding sequence ATGAGCGTACCTGCGGCAGCAGGAGCCGCCAGACATCGTCGACGCCACGTGCTTGATCTCGATGATTTCTCTGCGCAAGAAATCGATGAAATCCTCGAAACTGCCGTCAGCATGAAAGAGGTGCTCGGGCGTGCCATCAAGCAGGTGCCGACGCTGCGCGGGAAAACCATTGTCAACATGTTCTTCGAGGAAAGCACCCGCACGCGCATCTCGTTTGAACTTGCCGGAAAAGCGCTTTCCGCGAATGTCGTGAATTTTACCGCGCGTGGCAGCAGCGTGGAGAAAGGCGAGTCGCTGATCGATACGGTGCGCACGCTTCAGGCGCTCGGCGCTGATATGCTGGTCATGCGCCATAGTGAATCGGGCGCGCCCTATCTCGTCGCACAACACTTCCACGGGTCGGTCATTAATGCCGGTGACGGACGGCACGCGCATCCGACTCAGGCGCTGCTCGATCTGTTTACCGTGCGGCAGCGTCTGGGACGCATCGAGGGGTTGAAGGTCGTGATTGTCGGCGATATTCTGCACAGCCGCGTCGCCCGGTCCGATCTCTGGGGGTTTACCCGGATGGGAGCATTGGTGACGCTCTGCGCCCCACAGACGTTGATCGGTCCCGAGGCGTTCTGGAAAGCGACCTGGCCCGATCTGACGATCACCAGCAACCTTGATGAGTGTGTCCGAGACGCTGATGTGATCATGACGCTGAGGTTGCAGAAGGAACGGATGGAAGCAGGATTGCTCCCTTCGCTGCGGGAATACACCCGCTTTTTTGCGATCACTGCCGAGCGCGTGGCGCGCGCCGCGCCGCACTGTCTGGTAATGCATCCCGGACCGATGAACGAAGGCGTCGAGATTATGCCCGATGTGGCCGTATCGGCGCAATCGGTCATCGAAGAGCAGGTCGCCAACGGCGTGGCGGTGCGGATGGCATTGCTGTATCGTCTCTCCGGCGAGTAA
- a CDS encoding dihydroorotase, producing the protein MRYLIKNGSIIDPARRVATIGNVLVENGKVIQVIDLADLTVAPEPLDDHTEVINARGAVIAPGFLDLHAHVREPGEEHKETVETATKAAAAGGFTTLCVMPDTRPAIDCAAVARQVREIARRRGLVRIEPIGAITLGRAGQTLTEMAELVEAGCVGFSDEGNAVADAAVMRNALAYAAMLDVPIMAHCEDVRLTRNWGMHEGAVSIRLGLPGYPAAAEEVMVARDIALAEMTGAHLHICHVSTAGSVALIRAAKARGVRVTAEVTPHHLTLTDQWVLGNLAAVRGGAKAGQRSSREQSEMSDDGLDLPSRLKPTLLPPYHTSTRVRPPLRTEQDIEALIEGLRDGAIDAIASDHEPQSAVEKACEYRLAAPGISSLETALGLALTLVHRGKLDLVDLVAKFTEGPATVLGRAPATLRPGSPADIVIFDPDSPWTVEPEKFFSKGRNTPLVGQRLKGQVMLTMCRGQIVFRRGNFGVGTGALQQASRLEGILGGENEE; encoded by the coding sequence ATGCGGTATCTGATCAAAAATGGTTCGATCATCGATCCGGCACGGCGCGTCGCTACGATTGGCAATGTGCTGGTTGAGAACGGCAAGGTCATTCAGGTCATTGATCTTGCCGATCTGACGGTGGCGCCGGAACCGCTCGATGACCATACCGAGGTGATCAACGCCCGCGGCGCGGTGATCGCCCCCGGATTCCTCGACCTGCACGCCCATGTGCGCGAACCGGGAGAGGAACACAAAGAAACGGTTGAAACTGCCACAAAAGCGGCAGCAGCCGGCGGATTCACGACGCTGTGCGTGATGCCGGATACCCGCCCGGCGATCGACTGCGCTGCCGTTGCGCGTCAGGTGCGCGAGATCGCCCGGCGTCGCGGTCTGGTGCGTATCGAACCGATTGGCGCTATCACGCTTGGGCGCGCAGGTCAGACGCTCACCGAAATGGCGGAACTCGTCGAAGCAGGGTGTGTCGGTTTCTCCGACGAAGGCAACGCTGTGGCGGATGCGGCAGTGATGCGTAATGCGCTGGCATACGCAGCGATGCTTGATGTGCCGATTATGGCGCACTGCGAAGATGTGCGCCTGACCCGCAACTGGGGCATGCACGAGGGTGCGGTCAGCATTCGTTTGGGTTTGCCGGGGTATCCCGCCGCTGCGGAAGAGGTGATGGTTGCGCGCGACATTGCGCTGGCTGAAATGACCGGCGCTCATCTGCATATCTGCCACGTCAGCACGGCCGGCAGTGTGGCGCTCATTCGCGCTGCCAAAGCGCGTGGCGTGCGGGTGACTGCTGAGGTGACGCCCCATCACCTGACGCTTACCGATCAGTGGGTGCTCGGAAATCTCGCCGCAGTGCGCGGCGGGGCAAAGGCGGGACAACGCAGCAGTCGTGAGCAGAGTGAGATGAGCGATGATGGACTTGATCTCCCTTCGCGCCTTAAACCAACGCTTCTGCCTCCCTATCATACCTCAACTCGCGTTCGTCCGCCGTTGCGCACGGAACAGGATATCGAGGCGCTGATCGAAGGATTGCGCGATGGCGCCATCGATGCTATCGCGTCCGATCACGAACCGCAGAGCGCCGTCGAGAAAGCGTGCGAATATCGCCTGGCAGCGCCGGGGATCAGCAGCCTGGAGACCGCCCTGGGGCTTGCGCTGACACTTGTTCATCGCGGCAAACTCGATCTGGTCGATCTGGTCGCCAAGTTTACTGAGGGTCCGGCAACGGTGCTGGGGCGCGCGCCGGCAACCCTGCGTCCCGGTTCGCCCGCCGACATCGTGATTTTCGACCCGGACTCGCCGTGGACGGTCGAGCCAGAGAAGTTCTTCTCGAAAGGGCGCAATACGCCGCTTGTCGGGCAGCGTCTCAAAGGTCAGGTGATGCTGACGATGTGCCGTGGGCAGATTGTCTTCCGGCGCGGCAACTTCGGCGTTGGCACCGGCGCCTTGCAGCAGGCGTCGCGGCTGGAAGGCATTCTCGGTGGT